CGCGATGCAGGACTCCCTTGGAGTGTGCTGCCGCCAGGCCCGCCGTAATCTGCGCGGCCATCTCGAGGGCCTTTTGCGTGGGCAGACGGCCGAAGCGCTTGAGCAGAGCGGAGAGGTTCTCGCCGTCCACGTACTCCATCGTCAGGAAGTGGACGGAGTGTCCGTGGGGGTTAGGGATCTCGACGATATCGTGCACGCGGCAGACGTTGGAGTGGGTTACCTCGCGCGCGGTGCGAACCTCAGCAAAGAAGCGGGCCAGCCAGGCTGGATCGTTCGACATCGCCGGAGGTAGAAATTTCAATGCTACGGTCTGGCCAAGCTTCAGGTCTTCAGCGCGATAAACGCGGCCCATGCCGCCCCGGCCAAGCGGTGATACGACGCGGTAGCGTCCGACGAGCAAGGTGCCTGGAACCAGCTCCTGCTCATCGAGCGAAGTCTGACTGCCGGAGGGCGTTGAGCCGCCGGTCGTTCCCGAAGGCCTGGCAGACATAGGCGTGCCGCTGCTATGACTGTGGCTGACGGGTAGATCACTTGGTGTTGGCGTCTCACCACCCATGGAAGAGGGCACGGGAGTAGGAGAAGGCGGCGCAACCACGCCAGGAAGGCTGCTGAAGGGCGTAGGCGTCGGCAGCGGAGGCGTCGGTGTCGCGTCACCTGTCACCAGGGTTTCTTCCGCCCAGATGCCAGTGTCCATCTCGTCCGCGGGTGTCAGGTACTGGCTGGGAACAGAGAGCAGCGTCGCCTCTTCTGCTGAGGAGCTCGATATGCCTGACGATGGCGTCGGCGTCGCGCCGTAAGGCGTTGCTCCAGCAGGAGTTGCTCCATTCATGCCGTGGCCCGATTCTGCAACGGAAATTGCTGTTCGATAGACCGGCTCGGACTTGCAGACAGGGCAAGGTCCAGGAGTCTCGGGCAACTCAGCGGTACAGACAATACAGGTACGCATGGCAGATGGGAGTCAAAGTGCAACAAAAAATGGGATACGCGAATGGTACAGCAGCTAACTAAGGAGGGGAAGCTGATTCGAGCGTTTTCCCTGTGGGGGTAATGTAGGGCTTCCGCATCTATGGGCGTTTTTCGCAATGAAAACGCCGCGGCACGCCCTTTTCGGGATACCCAGAAACAGGGAAAGCCTCTAATAGCCCCGGGCAATGAGCCCGGCTTCGGTCAGCGTTCCGGTCGCAGCCAGGGACTGCAATCGCATCTGCTCGGCATAACGAGCCAGAACGTCGGTTTCGAGATTGACCTCGGCGCCTGCCTTGAGAGCATGCAGATTGGTCGCTCCGTAGGTGTGGGGAATGATCGCGACGGTGACGACATCCACCTCAAGGCCTGCGACGGTAAGAGAGATGCCTTCGATGGTGATGGAACCCTTCTCCACAATGAAGCGTGTCAGGGCAACCGGTACACGGATTCGCAGCTGCCAATCGGAGTGCTCCGGTGTGGCGGGGTGAAGCGGTGTAAGTTCCAGCAGCGTGCCTGTAGCGTCCACGTGGCCCTGCACGATGTGTCCGCCAAGCGGAGTTCCAGCCGGTGTCGGCAACTCAAGATTCACGATGTGGCCTGGTGCAAGACGCGACAACGAGGTACGCGCGATGGTCTCAGTTGCCAGGTCAGCGGAAAAGATGCCTTCGGCGATATCGAGGGCCGTAAGACATACGCCGGATACGGCGACGCTGTCACCTTCCTTCAAGCGCGAGGTCAGTGAGACCGGAGCCTGCAGAGTGATGCGGGTAGCGCCTTCGGTGGGGGTAACGGATTGGATGGTCCCCAATGTCTCAATCAGGCCTGTGAACATGGTTTCTATTTTAGGGCGCGCCATCAAATTCCTGTTAGTCCCGCAGTGGGAACAGACTTAGCTGCGGTGTCCTTTATTCCATCCACGAACGTGGTATCGCCTGTATTTTGTGTAACAGCCAGTCGAGGAGGACGCGCCATGATGGGAAACGAGACGAACGCTAAATTCCTACTGTTTCAGGAACTGCTCCAACGGCTCGCCGGCGAAATCGAGAAGCTGGCAATCGAGTCGGGTGCTTGCGAAAAGCTGGCAATCTCAAAAGGCGCGACCTCCCAGGAGATTCATCAGGCCAAGGAGAGCGCTCTTGCCGATCCGGTCATGCGGGGAAAAATGAAGGAGCAATACAGCCGGATATGGAACTTACTCCTTCAATCGGGAACGGATGCCTTTACCGAAGAGACCTTCGAGGACTTTCCGTCGGACGGGCCATCAAACTAATGGACTCCTTGAGAAGATGCCGGGAGCATTTGGGGCATCGACAAATTCGGACGCAGTAGACACTCGTTGCCCCATTCTTAGCGGCTTGATCGCGAAGGGTGGGGTATCGCGCTTCGCGCGACCGGTTTCCATAACCTCGTGTCGATTAGAAGAAGTTGATACAAGTGCTTGCTGTCCCCGAGGGACACCACCCCAACGAACAAGTTCGTTGGGGACCCCGGACATGGGACACCCAGTGCATGGGCTATCCTAACTAGTCGATACGCCCTATCTGCCCCAGGGATCCCGAAGATATCCAGTGACCAAAGTATCGGAGCCGAACTCTGCCTTCGAGAGACGGCTCAACCGCTGTTCGAGCAGGTAAGGTGACGGTCCTCCTTCGGCAAACGGAACGGCTCCGTGGCCAAGCTCAGCGTCGGCATAGAAGAGATCAACCTCATCGACGAGATCGCCGGCGAGGAAAGCTGCATTCAGCCGGCTGCCGCCCTCGAGAAGTACTGAGGTGATCTGCCGTTCGGCAAGAGCGCGCAAGGCGTTTATCAGATCGATGTGCTGATGTGGCGACTGTATGCGCTCCACCTGAACGCCTAGTTCGAGCAGTGCATCTTCAGATGCCGTGGAAGCCGATTCATGACACAGGACCAGCAGGTCATCAGCAGCCGAGGCGACAAGCTTGCTGGAGAGGGGAAGCCGTAGATGCGTATCTAGAATCACCCGAAGTAGTTTGCGCCTGCGGGGTAGATTGGTGCGGTCGGTGAGTAGAGGGCTGTCTGCCAGGGCGGTGCCGATCCCGATCAGGATGGCGTCGGAGGCGTGCCGCATCTGCTGTACATGGGCTCGCGCGGCGGCGCCCGTCAGCCAGTGGGGCTCCTGCGTATGACGGCGTTGGGGTGGAGGCGCCAGATATCCGTCGACGGAGAGAGCAGCCTTGAGGACAACGTAGGGTGATCCGGTAACGATCCACTTTGCGAAGGCATTGTTCAAGGCACGGGCTTCTTCCTGCAGCACGCCTGCTGTGACCTGAATGCCGGCCTGTGCCAGCCGGGCCAGTCCCTGACCGGCGACCTGCGGGTTGGGGTCCACCGTAGCTGCCGCGACACGGCCAACGCGGGCATGAATGAGTGCGTCCGCACACGGGCCGGTACGGCCATGATGGCTGCAGGGCTCCAGCGTGACATATGCGGTTGCACCTTCAGCCTCGCCTCCGGCTTCTTTCAGCGCGACGATCTCGGCATGATCGCGGTGTTCGTACATATGGAAGCCGCGTCCGACGACCCGGTCGTCTTTCACAAGCACGCATCCGACAGTGGGGTTTGGGGAGGCCAGGCCTACGCCTTCGCGTGCCAATGCGAGGGCTTGCTGCATGTAACGAATGTCGTCTGTCAGTTCCATCGGCTTGTCTTGCGGTGCTTATATTGCCTGGGTGCCCCACCCTCGGGGTCCCCAACGAACCTTGTTCGTTGGGGTGAACGCTCGCAACGCTAGGGTGGGTAAGGAATACCCCAAAACGCTAACAAAAATACAAACGAATTTGTCGATACAGCTTAGTGTCCTGAATCTACAGTTCGTGACATAAATCATGAACAGTATTTGCCGTCCGAAGCGTTGAAAAAAGCAGGTCCTTCACTACGTTCAGGATGACAACATTTATGACAAGAACTTCTGAGATACCACACTAGTTGAAAAGGCCTTCGACAAACGCGGCGGAGTCGAACTGAAGCAGATCATCCATCTTCTCGCCGATACCGCAGAAGACGACAGGCAACTTCAACTCGTGTGCGATGGCAACGACGATTCCGCCTTTGGCGGTACCGTCCAGCTTGGTGAGCACAATGCCGGTGACACCGGCGCTCTCCGTGAACAGGCGTGCCTGCTGCAGGCCGTTCTGCCCGGTGGTGGCATCGATGACCAGAAACACCTGGTGCGGAGCGCCCGCAACAAACTTCTGGGCGATGCGGCGCATCTTGTCGAGCTCCGCCATCAGGCCCGCTTTGGTGTGCAGGCGTCCAGCGGTATCGACCAGTACTACCTGCGTCTCACGCTTCTTTGCAGCATCGAGAGCGTCAAAGAGAGCTGCGGAAGGATCGCCGCCCTGGCGTGTTTTGATGACCGGTACACCCGAGCGCTGTGACCAGACCTCGAGCTGCTCGATGGCGGCGGCGCGGAAGGTGTCGGCGGCGCACAGCAGCGTGGAGCGGTTCTGCGACTGGAAGAAGGCCGCGAGTTTGCCGGAGGTGGTCGTCTTCCCGGTGCCGTTCACGCCGACCATCAGAATGACCTCTGGCGGCGTTGATGGTGGCCGCACGACGCGCTGGACGTCATCGAGGATGGATTTGATCTCCTGCTTGAGCAGATTTTTCAGCGCCGAGCCGGATTCGATGCCCTCGCGCTTCGCACGCTCGCGAAGACGGCCGATGATCTCGGTTGTGGTGGAAAGACCGATGTCTGCCGTCAGCAGAATAGCTTCCAGATCTTCAAGGTCGCTCTCATCAACCGTCCGGGTAAACGAGAGGGCCTGGTCAAGCTGCGCGCTCAGGTTCTCGCGCGTGCGGGTGACCGCCTGCTTCATGCGGCCGAAAAAGCCGCGCGATGTTTCGAGTGCTTCCTCTTCCTGTTCCGGTTTACGGGGTTCGTCGTCCTTCAACGAACCGAAGAGTGTCTGAATAGCCATCCCCTATAGTGTATCGCTCCCACAGGGAGCCGACGGCTTACTCAGCCCGCAGAGAGCGGGTCATGAGCTCGCGGATCGCCTCCATGGGCGCTTTACCCTCATGAAGAACTGCCTCCATCTGCTCGGTGATCGGCATCTCCACACCGTGCTTGCGCGCGAGACCCAGGGCTGCGGACGTGGACAGCACGCCCTCGGCGACCTTGCCGTTGAGCGAGGCGATGATCTCCGGCAGCTTGCGGCCCTTGCCTAACTCGATGCCGACGGTGCGGTTACGCGAGAGGGAGCCGGTGCAGGTCAGCACCAGGTCGCCTACGCCCGAAAGTCCGGCCAGCGTCTCAGGACGTCCACCGCAGGCGACGGCGAGGCGGGTAATCTCGGCGATGCCACGAGTCATCAGGGCGGCGGCAACGTTGTGTCCGAGTTCAAGACCGGCAACGACTCCGGCGGCGAGAGCGATGACATTCTTCAACGCTCCGCCGAGCTCGACACCGACGACATCGTCATTGGCATAGGTGCGGAAGGTCGAAGAAGAAAAGTCCGACTGCAGCCGCTGCGCCAGGGTGCGGTTCTTCGATGCGATAGTGACCACGGTCGGCATCCCCTGGGCAACCTCCTGTGCGAAGGACGGGCCGGAGAGCACTGCGACCTTAGCCGGCGTCAGCTCTTCAATCACCTGGCTCATCCGCAGATACGTACCCTGTTCAATGCCTTTGGTCGCCGAGATGACGGCATGGTCTGGCGTAAGGAGCGAGGCGGCATCGACAAACGTGGCGCGCAGATGCTCTGAAGGAACAACGCACAATACGATCTCGGAAGCCGGAATTGCCTCTGCCAGCAAAGTGGTGATTTTCAGGTCTTCCGGCAGCGCAAAGCCGGGTAGGAATCTGCGGTTTTCCCTGAGGGCGAGCATCTCCGTGGCGTCCTGTTCGGAGTGTGCCCATAGTGTCAGCTCATGTCCGCCACGGCGTGCCAGTGACAACATGAGTGCGGTACCCCATGCTCCTGCTCCCAATACAGCGATTCGGCTCATCCTACGCTTCCTTCTTTTTGCCGAAGCGGTTTTCCGTTCCCTTGAGCAGCCGCTGAATATTCGAGTGGTGCTTGAAGATGATGACCGCGGGAATCACAACAAAGCTTGCCGCAACAATCGGGCTTACATTGCCATGCGAGAACAGAAAGGCGAAGACCGGAAAGACTGCCGCCGCCACAATGCTGGCCAGAGAGACATACTTCCAAATCATAAAGACCACGATGAAGACAGCGAGGCAGCACAGCGTCGTCAGCGGCGAGATCGCGAGAAAGACGCCGAGGCCGGTGGCCACTCCCTTACCGCCGCGGAAACTGAGCCATACGGGAAAGATATGGCCAAGAATCGCCATCGCCGCAGCGGCTGCCGCCATGTCCTCTGTGTTCATGCCGTGGGCTGCGGCGATATGACGGGCGATGACTACGGCGGCGACTCCCTTCAGCAGATCCAGCAGCAGGGTGGCAATCGCCAAGCCCTTTTTACCGGAGCGCGCTACATTCGTGGCGCCGGTATTGCCGCTGCCTGTTTTGCGGATGTCCTGCTTGAGAAAGAGACGAACGAGGATGTAGCCGAAGGGAATCGATCCCAACAGGTAGGCAAGCACGAGAGTGAGAAGCCAGGGGTTCATTGCGTCAGAGGTGAGTGTAGCAAGGTCCTTATAATTCCCGCCTTAGCCTAACGTCACATCAGTTTCCTGCGCAGCATATCCAGAGCATTCTGTGTTGCCCACCAGCGAATACGTTCGCGGTCTCCACTGAGGCTCAGCTTCTTCACATCGGTATCCTGTCCATCGGCAAGCGCCACGAACACCAGACCGACTGGCTTCTCATCTGTGCCTCCGCCAGGGCCGGCGATGCCGGTGATACCGATACCAATCTCCGCTCCGGTCCTGGTGCGGATGCCTTCCGCCATTGCGCGAGCAACTGCCCCGCTGACCGCGCCGAAGGCATCAATGACAGATTCGGGGACATCGGTAAAGCTGTTCTTCAGGTCGTTGGAATAGGCGACCACTCCTCCCAGAAAGGTGCGCGATGCATTCGGCAGTGAGGTTAAACGCTGTGCCAGCCAGCCGCCGGTGCAACTCTCAGCGGTGGCGACGCGGACGTCTTTCAGGCCCAGCAGCAACTGCACTACCTCTTCCAGCGATTCTCCGTGCGAAGAGAAGACATCGTCTCCCATCTCCTGTTCGCAGCGGCTGGCCACTTCATCCACGCGGGCCTGCGCCTGGTTCAGGGATACGCCGGCATACTGAAAGTGCAACTGGATCTCGCCGTTGTGCGCCAGGATGGTTGTCTCCACATCGCTGTAGCCCTTGTAGATCGGGGCGACCCTTGCGTCTACAGTCGATTCCGGTACCAGCGCGATCCGCAGCATTCTTTTGGTGATGAACCGTGGCGGCAGAATGGAGTGCAGTCGCGGGCGCACTTCAGCGTCGTACATTGCCTTCATCTCCTTTGGTGGTCCAGGAAGAAGGATGACGAGCTTGCGATGCTTGCCGACTACAGTGTCCATGAACTGTCCCGGAGCCGATCCATTGGCATTGGGCAACACCACCGCCCCGTCGATGACGTCGGCCTGCTTGGCGTTGTTGTCGGACATAGTGATGCCGCGTTTGGCAAAGCGGGTATGAAGGCCGGCAAGGAGATCGTTATTCCGTTTCAGGTTGAGCTTGAGCACGGAGGCGACGGCCTCGCGCGTCAGGTCGTCCTCAGTTGGCCCAAGACCTCCCGAGAGCAGCACGATGTCGACCCGCGACAATGCTGTCGCGACAGCACTCGTGAGATGGGTGAAGTTATCGCCCACAATGGTTTTGAAATCGACCGTAACTCCAAGCGAGTTAAGGCGGTCCGTGAGAAAGAGCGAGTTCGTGTCCTGGCGATGCGGCGTCAGCATCTCTGAGCCGATCGCGATAATCTCTGCGTTCATGAATTTATAGATGGAAGAAGCTGCCCTTCGATACCGAGTTCGACGTGATAGAGGGCGTTATTGGTAGCGATGGCGGCGCAGCCGTCTTCCAGGAAACAGAACCCAACAATCGAGTTACCGGAGACAATCAGCGATGCCTCTCGCCTGGGTGTGATGCGCACAATGCCGCGCTGTCCGTTCAATGATGCGGCGACATAGAAGTTGCTGTCAGTATCAAAGGCAGAGCCCTGGGGCCGTCCCAGGCCGGTGTAGAAGGTGTCCACCTCTCCATTGCGATTGATGGTGTACACATGGTCGCGGCTGGAGGTGGTCGGCGCCGTTACGAAGAGCGTGCCGTTTGTTGAGACGGTAAGGTGATAGGCGGCGACACTGGGTTCAAGCGTGGCGTAGACAAAGATCTGGCGCTCGCGGTCGATTTTGAAGATGGTTCCGCTGCGGTCACCCACAAAGAGATTGCCGTCGTTATCGAAGGCGATCCCGGTGGCGACCCCCATGCCTTCGGCGTAGACAGCCATCGCTCCGGTGGGAGAGATACGGTAGACGATGCCTTCCGCACGAGAGCTTGCGTAGAGATAGCCTTCGGCGTCGAAGGCAAGCCCGGTGGGGTTCATCAGGTCTCGCACAAAGGGGCGCACCTGGAAGTCGCGATCGATACGGAAGATCGAGACAGGTGTCTTCTGATTGCGTGGTCCGGAGAGCGTGGCATAGACATTGCCTTGTGCGTCGACCGCCGGATTGGCGACAGGATGCAGGTTGTCCGCCATGGGGACCGCGACCCTCACGGGAAGGGGATTGCTGGTTGAGCCGTGAGAGCGGACGACCAGGTCTCCGGTGATAGAACCTTCAGGGACTCGCACCGACAGGCGTGAAGTCCGCGAGAGAGCGAGCCTTGCAGGCACGTCGCCGATAGTGACAGTCGGCAGATGCCCTTCATACACACCCAGAGCTTTGCCCTGTACCTGGAACTCGCCGTTCGGCAGGGCTGCCAGTGGTGTTACGGAGTCGAGGTGAGGCGCCTCGACATTTGACCCAAAACGAAAGGCTGCTGCCATGGATTAAGCCTAACGCAGGTAGAAGGTTCGTGCCCGGGTGAGGCAAATTCGGGATGCCCATGCCCTGGGTGCCCATTCATCGCAACGCGGGGGGCTCGACGAACTTGATTCGTTGGGGTGATAAGGCGATGGGTGAGATATCTCGCCCCGAATCTCACCCATCGCTCCGCAGTGGATGGGGCACCCAGTTTCGTGGCTAATTTGGCGATAGGGCCTAAAAATTAGGGAAGGCGAAGTGCGCGATCAGTACAAAACAAATCACCGCGTAGACGCCCGCCATCAGGTCATCGGCCATGATGCCTGTGCCCTCAGGCAGGTGCTCAAGCTGGCGCACTGGCGGCGGTTTGAGGATGTCGAAGAGCCGGAAGAGCACCAGCGCCAGCACGTAGTGCTTCCAGATGGGAGCGGCGAAGAGCAGCGCAACCCACTGGCCGGCCGCTTCATCGATCACCACCATCTGCGGGTCTTTGCTGCCGCTCTCGCGGGCCACGCGGGTTGCCGCGGGAATACCTATGACCGTCGCCAGAATGGCGAGCACGAGTGTCAGAAGCGCTAACTGCGGCCGGGTAAGGTCAAGAAAGAAGGCCAGCAGGCGCCAGATCAGCACCGCCAGTACCGATCCATAGGTTCCCGGGCCCGGCTTAAGCAGACCGGAGCCGAAAAATGTACCGACGACCCATGCCCAGGCGGTTTTGCGCGGATTGGTTGGAGTGCTAATCGTCATCGTTATCCTGCTGCGGACGCCGGGCGTGCTCCGCAAGTCCTTCTAATACTTCAGGATCCAGGATTGGAGAAGAGATTCGGTACTCTCCCGAGGCCCATTTGCCGAGGTCGATCCGGCGGCAGCGGTCACTGCAAAACGGGTAGTCGTTGTTCTTTTCCAGCACCAGGGTGCGGCATGTCGGGCAGCGGAGTGCTTTGTTCGGTGCCATCGGTTTCCTTTTCCAAGGTACACCTCACGGCCCGCGTCGAGTGCAATCCATGAAAAACCGGCAAAAAGGGCAGAAAAATAGCAACGCCGGAGCATTTGGCAACGTCTGTATCCCGGGCGTAAGATTTCACGCCGGAAGTGAAGCAGTATGTAGTCGGCAGTACACGCAGTACGAAGTACCGCAGTACGTCGTTGTTGGACCTAGAAAGGTAACACCGCATGAAGAAAACAATCCGTTTTGTTATGCCGCTCGCAGCAGCGGCCCTCCTTGCCAGCTCCTCGGTTATGACGCTGGCCCAGCAGACCCAGTCCTCAAACACCACCGCTCAGTACAACGGTGCGTTCGCAGGCTCTCCGGAACAGGAGCAGGCCTACAAGGACGGCATGGAAGCCGCCAAACTGGATACGCTGGCCAAGCGTAAGGTCGACCCCACCAGCTCGCATCTCTACAAGAACCCGCCTGCCCATGTGAAGAAGGATCAGCGTGATGCATATCGCTCTGCCTTCACCTCCGGCTACAACAAGGCGATCAATGATGCGAAGGCGAATGGCGGTTTCTAAACCACGAAGCGCAGGAAAACGAAAAAGGGCCCCTTTGCGGGGCCTTTTTCATTGTGCATGGATGATTCCTACTCGATGATGCGGGCGACTACATCGTAGTCATGCGACTCAGTGATCTCGGCGCGATAGAAGGTTCCTGGAACCAGGGTCTCGTGCGGGCCAAAGTCGTTGATGAGTACTTTGCCGTCAATCTCAGGCGCATGCAGCATGGTGCGTGCGTCCCACAGCAGCGGTGTCTCTTCGTTCGGACCTTCTACCAAAACCTCGACTTCGCGCCCGACCCAGGCCTTCTTCGCCTTGGTGCTGAGCTTCTGCTGCAGGCGCATCAGTTTGCGGCGGCGCGACTCGATGGTGCGCGAAGGCACCTTCTCCTCCAGATCGAAAGCCTTGGCGCCCTCTTCATCCGAGTAGGAGAAGACGCCCAGCCAGTCGATCTGCGCCTTCTGGATAAAGTCCATCAGATCTTCGAACTCGGCGTCGGTCTCTCCGGGGAAGCCGACGATGAAGCTGGTCCGCAGCACGATGCCGGGTACGGTCGCGCGGGCGCGCTCGATCATCTTCAGGAAGATGTCGCCCGAGCCGCCGCGTTTCATGCGCTTCAGGGCTGTCGGCGAAGCATGCTGCAGCGGAACATCGAGATACTTGGAGATGTTGTCGTACTTTGCAATGGTCTCGAGGAGGAGCGGCGTGACCTTGTTGGGATAGGCGTAGAGGAACCGCAGCCACTTGATGCCGCCGATACCGGGAACATTGATCTGCGCCAGGGCATCGAGCAGTTGCGCCAGGCCGTCCTTCAGGCCGAGGTCTTCTCCGTAGCAGGTGGTGTCCTGGCCGATCAGCGTAATCTCGCGCACACCCTGTTTCACCAGCGACTCGGCTTCGGTAATGATCGACGACATCCGGCGTGAGCGGAACTTGCCGCGAAGCTGCGGAATGATGCAGAAGGTGCAGGGATGATCGCAGCCCTCGGCGATCTTGATGTATGCCGAGGCTTTCGGTGTGGTGAGAATGCGCGGTGTCTCGTCGGAGTAGAGATACTCGGGCAGGGAAGGCGATGCGCCATCCCATGCATCGCGGCTGAAACGGCCCTGCTCTTCGCGCAGGTCGCCTTCAGGACGTGAATGTTTTTTGACTGCCGAGGGAGCACGGTCGATCAGCTCAGACTCGAGCGATGGCGTTGCATTGATGATGTTGAATGGTGAAGGCTCTTGCTTCACTGGAGCCATGCCTGCGGCCGCGAGTACGGCTTCAAGCTCACCGGTACCGATGACGGCATCGACCTCGGGGATGTTCTTGCGGATCTCGTCGCGATAGCGCTCGACCAGGCAGCCGGCGACGATGAGCTTCTGCGCACGGCCCGCGGTCTTGTGCTGGGCCATCTCCAGGATGGCGTTGACGGATTCCTGCTTGGCAGAGTCGATGAAGCTGCAGGTGTTCACGACGATGACGTCGGCTTGTTCTGCATGCGGTGTCAGCTCAGCGCCTGCATGGTGCAGCAGGCCCATCATGACTTCAGAGTCGACCAGGTTCTTCGGGCAGCCGAGAGAGACAAATCCGATACGTGTTTTTTGCTTTGCGGCGTCGCGATCAAGCACAGCTTCAGACGCGGAATCGCCAGATTTTACAGGGGTAGACACTTTAATATTCTACCCTGATTTCCACCGCTTTCCTTATCGCTTCGGTGTGTCATCAGCAGGCTTCTCGAAACACTGCTAAACTA
This genomic window from Terriglobus albidus contains:
- the ribD gene encoding bifunctional diaminohydroxyphosphoribosylaminopyrimidine deaminase/5-amino-6-(5-phosphoribosylamino)uracil reductase RibD, which encodes MELTDDIRYMQQALALAREGVGLASPNPTVGCVLVKDDRVVGRGFHMYEHRDHAEIVALKEAGGEAEGATAYVTLEPCSHHGRTGPCADALIHARVGRVAAATVDPNPQVAGQGLARLAQAGIQVTAGVLQEEARALNNAFAKWIVTGSPYVVLKAALSVDGYLAPPPQRRHTQEPHWLTGAAARAHVQQMRHASDAILIGIGTALADSPLLTDRTNLPRRRKLLRVILDTHLRLPLSSKLVASAADDLLVLCHESASTASEDALLELGVQVERIQSPHQHIDLINALRALAERQITSVLLEGGSRLNAAFLAGDLVDEVDLFYADAELGHGAVPFAEGGPSPYLLEQRLSRLSKAEFGSDTLVTGYLRDPWGR
- a CDS encoding gluconolaconase → MAAAFRFGSNVEAPHLDSVTPLAALPNGEFQVQGKALGVYEGHLPTVTIGDVPARLALSRTSRLSVRVPEGSITGDLVVRSHGSTSNPLPVRVAVPMADNLHPVANPAVDAQGNVYATLSGPRNQKTPVSIFRIDRDFQVRPFVRDLMNPTGLAFDAEGYLYASSRAEGIVYRISPTGAMAVYAEGMGVATGIAFDNDGNLFVGDRSGTIFKIDRERQIFVYATLEPSVAAYHLTVSTNGTLFVTAPTTSSRDHVYTINRNGEVDTFYTGLGRPQGSAFDTDSNFYVAASLNGQRGIVRITPRREASLIVSGNSIVGFCFLEDGCAAIATNNALYHVELGIEGQLLPSINS
- a CDS encoding phosphatidylglycerophosphatase A family protein, whose protein sequence is MTISTPTNPRKTAWAWVVGTFFGSGLLKPGPGTYGSVLAVLIWRLLAFFLDLTRPQLALLTLVLAILATVIGIPAATRVARESGSKDPQMVVIDEAAGQWVALLFAAPIWKHYVLALVLFRLFDILKPPPVRQLEHLPEGTGIMADDLMAGVYAVICFVLIAHFAFPNF
- the rimO gene encoding 30S ribosomal protein S12 methylthiotransferase RimO gives rise to the protein MSTPVKSGDSASEAVLDRDAAKQKTRIGFVSLGCPKNLVDSEVMMGLLHHAGAELTPHAEQADVIVVNTCSFIDSAKQESVNAILEMAQHKTAGRAQKLIVAGCLVERYRDEIRKNIPEVDAVIGTGELEAVLAAAGMAPVKQEPSPFNIINATPSLESELIDRAPSAVKKHSRPEGDLREEQGRFSRDAWDGASPSLPEYLYSDETPRILTTPKASAYIKIAEGCDHPCTFCIIPQLRGKFRSRRMSSIITEAESLVKQGVREITLIGQDTTCYGEDLGLKDGLAQLLDALAQINVPGIGGIKWLRFLYAYPNKVTPLLLETIAKYDNISKYLDVPLQHASPTALKRMKRGGSGDIFLKMIERARATVPGIVLRTSFIVGFPGETDAEFEDLMDFIQKAQIDWLGVFSYSDEEGAKAFDLEEKVPSRTIESRRRKLMRLQQKLSTKAKKAWVGREVEVLVEGPNEETPLLWDARTMLHAPEIDGKVLINDFGPHETLVPGTFYRAEITESHDYDVVARIIE
- the ftsY gene encoding signal recognition particle-docking protein FtsY; translation: MAIQTLFGSLKDDEPRKPEQEEEALETSRGFFGRMKQAVTRTRENLSAQLDQALSFTRTVDESDLEDLEAILLTADIGLSTTTEIIGRLRERAKREGIESGSALKNLLKQEIKSILDDVQRVVRPPSTPPEVILMVGVNGTGKTTTSGKLAAFFQSQNRSTLLCAADTFRAAAIEQLEVWSQRSGVPVIKTRQGGDPSAALFDALDAAKKRETQVVLVDTAGRLHTKAGLMAELDKMRRIAQKFVAGAPHQVFLVIDATTGQNGLQQARLFTESAGVTGIVLTKLDGTAKGGIVVAIAHELKLPVVFCGIGEKMDDLLQFDSAAFVEGLFN
- a CDS encoding DNA gyrase inhibitor YacG, which translates into the protein MAPNKALRCPTCRTLVLEKNNDYPFCSDRCRRIDLGKWASGEYRISSPILDPEVLEGLAEHARRPQQDNDDD
- a CDS encoding competence/damage-inducible protein A, which codes for MNAEIIAIGSEMLTPHRQDTNSLFLTDRLNSLGVTVDFKTIVGDNFTHLTSAVATALSRVDIVLLSGGLGPTEDDLTREAVASVLKLNLKRNNDLLAGLHTRFAKRGITMSDNNAKQADVIDGAVVLPNANGSAPGQFMDTVVGKHRKLVILLPGPPKEMKAMYDAEVRPRLHSILPPRFITKRMLRIALVPESTVDARVAPIYKGYSDVETTILAHNGEIQLHFQYAGVSLNQAQARVDEVASRCEQEMGDDVFSSHGESLEEVVQLLLGLKDVRVATAESCTGGWLAQRLTSLPNASRTFLGGVVAYSNDLKNSFTDVPESVIDAFGAVSGAVARAMAEGIRTRTGAEIGIGITGIAGPGGGTDEKPVGLVFVALADGQDTDVKKLSLSGDRERIRWWATQNALDMLRRKLM
- the plsY gene encoding glycerol-3-phosphate 1-O-acyltransferase PlsY, which encodes MNPWLLTLVLAYLLGSIPFGYILVRLFLKQDIRKTGSGNTGATNVARSGKKGLAIATLLLDLLKGVAAVVIARHIAAAHGMNTEDMAAAAAAMAILGHIFPVWLSFRGGKGVATGLGVFLAISPLTTLCCLAVFIVVFMIWKYVSLASIVAAAVFPVFAFLFSHGNVSPIVAASFVVIPAVIIFKHHSNIQRLLKGTENRFGKKKEA
- a CDS encoding NAD(P)H-dependent glycerol-3-phosphate dehydrogenase, whose translation is MSRIAVLGAGAWGTALMLSLARRGGHELTLWAHSEQDATEMLALRENRRFLPGFALPEDLKITTLLAEAIPASEIVLCVVPSEHLRATFVDAASLLTPDHAVISATKGIEQGTYLRMSQVIEELTPAKVAVLSGPSFAQEVAQGMPTVVTIASKNRTLAQRLQSDFSSSTFRTYANDDVVGVELGGALKNVIALAAGVVAGLELGHNVAAALMTRGIAEITRLAVACGGRPETLAGLSGVGDLVLTCTGSLSRNRTVGIELGKGRKLPEIIASLNGKVAEGVLSTSAALGLARKHGVEMPITEQMEAVLHEGKAPMEAIRELMTRSLRAE
- a CDS encoding riboflavin synthase; the encoded protein is MFTGLIETLGTIQSVTPTEGATRITLQAPVSLTSRLKEGDSVAVSGVCLTALDIAEGIFSADLATETIARTSLSRLAPGHIVNLELPTPAGTPLGGHIVQGHVDATGTLLELTPLHPATPEHSDWQLRIRVPVALTRFIVEKGSITIEGISLTVAGLEVDVVTVAIIPHTYGATNLHALKAGAEVNLETDVLARYAEQMRLQSLAATGTLTEAGLIARGY